In a genomic window of Vibrio marisflavi CECT 7928:
- a CDS encoding VRR-NUC domain-containing protein, which produces MAQPVTLPERYYLTNFKRLCEHANTLYSDLLSETERKWLFRFDTLDEQAQCLLVRLLTRKGDWFRSDKLQYAEIPNLGEAMQLLCEFSFIHLNPPISCQDIAKNLLTKSEILRLFEFGASASQKRKPELIIELTDMRFEEFEQLGFQVVQLAQGEILDTLQVLFFANAYQDLSEFVLQDLGLLTFENYHLSKNTRFFRARQEVTNLLKIYKLKEHYESVTKQEQVLLTSCLLAQIPPACNHDYVDRKREKLINTLARDLERQDKLPEAISWFSKTHIPPSRERLVRIYEKQGQFELQIPIVRQMIVSPIDVNELEVAYRLERKCQKREGISVARNEKTKINQFELTLDFREQRVELAVQEHLEQQGWQVYFTENFLLNGLFGLVFWEAIFAPVEGAFINQYQRLPKDLYHAQFVSRRKELIDNIFADLDQNRLENLGDIYDKKFGIENPFVNWSLFTRTVLEQTVRTFPLEQLTALFKIVLTDIKNMKTGMPDLIAFKPDCFWWVEVKGPGDKLQPNQERWIRHFNQLKIPYSVCYVRQIEEN; this is translated from the coding sequence ATGGCGCAACCAGTCACCTTGCCTGAAAGGTACTATCTCACCAATTTTAAGCGGCTTTGTGAGCACGCTAATACTCTCTATTCAGACCTTTTAAGTGAGACTGAACGAAAGTGGTTGTTTAGATTTGATACCCTTGATGAACAAGCTCAGTGCTTGTTAGTCAGGCTGCTCACACGTAAAGGAGACTGGTTTCGCTCAGATAAACTTCAATACGCAGAAATACCCAATTTGGGCGAAGCAATGCAGTTACTTTGTGAGTTTAGTTTTATTCATTTAAACCCGCCTATAAGCTGCCAAGATATTGCTAAGAATTTATTAACAAAATCAGAGATCCTCAGACTATTTGAGTTCGGTGCTAGTGCCAGCCAAAAACGAAAGCCAGAGCTAATTATCGAGCTCACCGACATGCGATTCGAGGAGTTTGAACAGCTCGGCTTCCAAGTTGTTCAATTAGCACAAGGGGAAATCCTCGATACTCTACAAGTACTATTCTTTGCCAATGCCTACCAAGATTTAAGTGAATTTGTGTTACAAGACTTGGGGCTACTTACGTTTGAAAATTATCACCTAAGCAAAAACACTCGCTTCTTTAGAGCTCGGCAAGAGGTAACCAATCTTCTCAAAATTTATAAGCTTAAAGAGCACTATGAATCGGTCACTAAACAAGAACAAGTTTTATTAACGAGCTGCCTTCTGGCTCAAATCCCACCAGCGTGCAATCACGACTATGTCGATAGGAAAAGAGAGAAGTTAATTAACACTCTTGCACGAGATTTAGAGCGGCAAGACAAGTTACCGGAAGCAATAAGTTGGTTTAGTAAGACTCATATTCCACCAAGCCGAGAGCGACTCGTTCGAATCTATGAAAAGCAAGGCCAGTTCGAACTGCAAATACCCATTGTGCGGCAAATGATAGTTAGCCCTATAGACGTCAATGAGTTAGAAGTGGCCTATCGGTTAGAACGCAAATGTCAGAAACGTGAGGGGATTAGTGTTGCTCGAAACGAGAAAACTAAAATTAATCAGTTTGAATTGACGTTGGATTTTCGTGAGCAAAGAGTAGAGCTAGCCGTTCAAGAACATCTTGAGCAACAAGGTTGGCAGGTCTATTTTACTGAAAACTTTTTGCTGAATGGTTTATTCGGACTAGTTTTCTGGGAGGCCATTTTTGCCCCTGTAGAAGGTGCTTTCATTAATCAGTATCAGCGCTTGCCCAAAGACCTCTATCACGCTCAGTTTGTATCACGTCGCAAAGAACTAATTGACAATATATTCGCGGATTTAGACCAGAATCGGTTAGAAAATCTTGGTGATATCTACGACAAGAAATTTGGTATTGAGAATCCTTTTGTTAATTGGTCGCTATTTACGCGCACTGTATTAGAACAAACAGTGCGTACTTTTCCTCTCGAACAGCTCACTGCATTATTTAAAATAGTGCTTACCGACATAAAAAATATGAAGACAGGAATGCCGGATCTTATCGCTTTCAAACCTGATTGCTTCTGGTGGGTTGAGGTCAAAGGGCCTGGAGATAAGCTTCAACCCAACCAAGAAAGATGGATTCGGCATTTTAATCAACTGAAAATTCCCTACTCGGTATGTTACGTCAGGCAAATTGAAGAAAACTAA
- a CDS encoding D-serine ammonia-lyase codes for MQPVEIEKLYARYPLLQQLKDQQEVAWFNPNITKAEVGLNYVGLGKSDVLDATARLERFSPLFKQAFPETELKGGLIESELAYIDNMKEALEKRYSVTISGHLLLKKDSHLPISGSVKARGGIYEVLVLAEKLALKHGLLTFQDSYKKLLDSPFQEFFSQFEIVVGSTGNLGMSIGLIGAKLGFNVTVHMSSDAREWKKQKLRKLGVNIVEHEQDYSVAVQHARDQAARSDTSYFVDDENSTNLFLGYSVAGERIKKQIDELGITVDEAHPLIVYLPCGVGGAPGGISFGLKLAFGDNVHCIFAEPTRSPCMLVGVMTDLHDQISVQDIGLDNRTEADGLAVGRPSAFVGKAMQRLVDGYYTIEDDRLYQLMSLLSHSEDINLEPSALAGMLGPVVIPSHNDFINTHQLTSHQLNNATHIVWATGGGLVPEEEMQKFLAKAATTQC; via the coding sequence ATGCAACCCGTCGAAATTGAAAAGCTCTACGCTAGGTACCCTTTGCTTCAGCAACTGAAAGATCAACAAGAAGTGGCATGGTTCAACCCTAACATTACCAAAGCCGAAGTTGGGCTAAATTATGTCGGTTTAGGCAAATCTGATGTTCTAGACGCAACCGCCCGACTCGAACGCTTTTCTCCTTTATTTAAGCAAGCTTTTCCTGAAACTGAGTTAAAAGGTGGCCTAATTGAATCTGAGTTGGCATACATCGATAACATGAAAGAAGCGCTTGAGAAAAGATACAGTGTCACTATTTCTGGTCACCTACTGCTAAAAAAGGACAGTCATTTACCTATTTCAGGCTCAGTCAAAGCAAGAGGCGGGATATATGAAGTCCTAGTGCTCGCTGAAAAACTCGCTCTTAAGCATGGGTTACTCACTTTCCAAGACAGCTACAAGAAGCTTCTTGATAGTCCATTTCAAGAATTCTTTAGCCAATTTGAAATCGTGGTCGGCTCTACAGGAAACCTTGGCATGTCAATTGGGCTCATTGGTGCAAAGCTCGGCTTTAATGTCACTGTGCATATGTCGTCAGACGCGCGAGAGTGGAAAAAACAAAAGCTTCGCAAGCTTGGCGTCAATATCGTAGAACACGAGCAAGACTATAGTGTTGCCGTGCAACATGCACGGGATCAAGCAGCAAGATCAGACACCAGCTACTTTGTAGATGATGAAAACTCGACTAACCTCTTTTTAGGCTACTCAGTGGCTGGCGAGAGGATAAAGAAGCAAATCGATGAGCTTGGAATTACTGTGGATGAAGCACACCCATTGATTGTTTATCTACCTTGCGGGGTTGGCGGCGCGCCGGGCGGTATCTCATTTGGGCTGAAACTTGCGTTTGGCGACAATGTCCACTGCATCTTCGCCGAACCAACACGTTCGCCCTGTATGCTTGTTGGAGTGATGACAGACTTGCATGATCAAATATCAGTACAAGATATTGGGCTAGATAACCGCACAGAAGCCGATGGCCTAGCCGTTGGCCGTCCTTCTGCTTTCGTTGGCAAGGCAATGCAACGTTTAGTTGATGGTTACTACACCATTGAAGATGACAGACTTTATCAGCTGATGTCGCTGCTTTCACACTCAGAGGATATAAATTTAGAACCCTCAGCTTTAGCGGGTATGCTAGGACCTGTCGTTATCCCTAGCCATAACGACTTCATCAATACTCATCAGTTAACATCACACCAGCTCAACAATGCGACGCATATTGTTTGGGCAACAGGTGGAGGCCTAGTGCCGGAGGAAGAAATGCAGAAGTTTTTAGCCAAAGCAGCCACGACACAATGTTGA
- a CDS encoding HAMP domain-containing methyl-accepting chemotaxis protein: MKLSISGKLQMSFLVLVLLFIVSAFFTYRSVNVVEEHASSLIDTDLPTVDASRSLQQSIQETVSSVRAYMLLGDEKQFAALEEIIARTDELVPKFESLIPQQEFDTITQQWQQVKTSVMEIAKLSHSDENLPAHNLFINEAAPIAEVALDQLQSLINDESSNKEGGDRKRLFKLYADSYNSLANALASMRDFLIYGKDEHIDKYNDFMKAHDKSVAEIDSKAALLSSTGESLWSLFKDMQQLYIPLANQVTELRNSSGWNVANEKMANELIPQALALEDSLEKLVEEQQAKADTSGKGIYQSVSQLLTSLIFTSILSVVAALAISTYMGRNIGRRVRNISKRAQIIAAGDISQNALTVEGNDELASLTDAINRMNQSLAGIVQGVTTKAHEVDASMSNLLSANEQTLQQVSKQRSNIEQIGQELHDVATSAETTSEHAQRSVDSLNESNKQINQGSKALELNKSTVERLHATIEEASQKVAHLSKETDAIGRVTEVIEGLAEQTNLLALNAAIEAARAGEYGRGFAVVADEVRLLATRTTESTSEINAIVNAIQSSTSLVVEQIEASKVLAVEGSEHTEQAVSTLHTTTDQIDALNAQMDELASAAEQQSSTIRAINSLMDGVNQSVNDVSGISQSSNETTVQIRDQVTDLNREMDQFKTS, from the coding sequence ATGAAACTCTCGATATCAGGGAAATTGCAGATGAGCTTTCTTGTTCTCGTTTTGCTATTCATCGTATCTGCATTTTTTACATATCGAAGTGTTAATGTAGTCGAAGAACATGCCAGTTCCTTAATCGATACAGATTTGCCTACCGTCGATGCGAGCCGTTCCTTACAACAATCTATTCAAGAAACGGTGTCCTCAGTTCGAGCCTATATGTTGTTAGGAGACGAAAAGCAATTTGCTGCCCTTGAAGAAATTATTGCCCGAACCGATGAACTAGTTCCAAAGTTCGAGTCTCTTATTCCTCAACAAGAGTTCGATACCATTACTCAGCAATGGCAGCAGGTAAAAACATCCGTGATGGAAATCGCTAAGTTAAGCCACAGTGACGAAAACTTGCCTGCTCACAATCTGTTTATTAACGAAGCGGCACCTATTGCTGAAGTTGCCCTTGATCAGCTGCAAAGTTTGATTAACGACGAGTCGTCTAACAAAGAAGGTGGCGATCGAAAACGCTTGTTTAAGCTGTATGCAGATAGTTATAACTCACTGGCCAATGCTTTGGCTTCAATGCGTGACTTTTTGATTTACGGAAAAGATGAACACATTGATAAATATAACGACTTTATGAAAGCTCACGACAAATCAGTAGCCGAAATTGATAGTAAGGCTGCGCTGCTTTCAAGTACTGGTGAAAGTTTGTGGTCGTTATTTAAAGATATGCAGCAATTATATATCCCTCTTGCCAACCAAGTCACTGAGCTGCGAAATTCTAGTGGGTGGAACGTCGCTAACGAAAAGATGGCGAATGAACTGATACCACAAGCTCTAGCTTTGGAAGATAGCCTAGAAAAATTGGTAGAAGAGCAGCAAGCAAAAGCTGACACGAGTGGAAAGGGGATTTATCAGTCGGTCAGCCAATTGCTTACGTCACTCATCTTTACCAGTATTTTATCGGTGGTTGCTGCGTTAGCGATTTCAACCTATATGGGTCGAAACATAGGTCGCCGCGTTAGGAACATCTCCAAACGAGCTCAGATTATTGCTGCTGGGGACATCTCTCAAAACGCTCTAACTGTTGAAGGTAATGATGAGCTAGCAAGCTTAACTGATGCCATTAACCGAATGAACCAATCACTAGCTGGCATAGTTCAAGGTGTCACCACCAAGGCTCACGAAGTCGATGCGAGCATGAGTAATTTGCTCAGTGCAAACGAACAAACTCTTCAACAAGTGTCTAAGCAGCGCAGTAATATTGAACAGATAGGCCAAGAGCTTCATGACGTTGCAACTTCCGCAGAAACTACTTCAGAGCATGCTCAGAGATCCGTAGATTCGTTAAATGAATCTAACAAACAAATTAACCAAGGGTCAAAAGCACTAGAACTTAATAAGAGCACGGTAGAACGCCTTCATGCCACGATAGAAGAAGCGAGCCAAAAGGTAGCTCACCTTAGTAAAGAAACCGATGCGATTGGACGTGTCACTGAGGTTATTGAAGGGTTAGCAGAACAAACTAACCTATTGGCACTAAATGCGGCCATTGAGGCGGCGCGTGCTGGAGAATATGGCCGAGGCTTTGCCGTGGTTGCCGATGAAGTGCGCTTGCTTGCGACGAGAACAACAGAATCGACCTCTGAAATCAACGCTATCGTTAATGCTATACAATCTTCAACATCGTTAGTAGTAGAACAAATTGAAGCCAGCAAAGTTTTGGCAGTGGAAGGCTCGGAGCATACTGAGCAAGCCGTCTCTACTCTACACACCACGACCGATCAAATTGATGCACTCAATGCTCAGATGGACGAGCTGGCTTCCGCAGCCGAACAGCAGTCTAGCACGATACGAGCAATCAACAGCTTGATGGATGGCGTGAACCAATCGGTTAATGATGTGTCTGGTATCAGTCAATCTTCCAACGAGACGACAGTACAAATTCGCGATCAGGTCACGGACCTAAATCGTGAGATGGATCAGTTTAAAACCTCGTAG
- a CDS encoding Arm DNA-binding domain-containing protein, whose amino-acid sequence MGTLNERNGLLFLDFRYKGCRCREYTKLEDNKANRARAAKLLKKIEAEIVLDTFDYGKYFPNSKRKAQFAEIEERKWSAKKYFDAPSSPRFEEFAKTWMAEKKVEWSKSHYLEVEGILKKYLYPTFGNKKISAIKKSQILQFRSILAKVPGRKNGSLSASRINHIMTPLRVLLNEAADRYDFASLWKNIKALKVGRTEVDPFSLAEVDKFLKHVPADYFAYYVTRFFTGMRTGEIDGLMWDEVDLENKTITVKQAYTRGEISSLKTEGSYRVINLIDKVVDALRSTTRM is encoded by the coding sequence ATGGGAACATTAAATGAGCGTAACGGTTTGTTGTTTCTTGATTTCCGATACAAAGGGTGCCGTTGCCGTGAATATACAAAGCTTGAAGATAACAAAGCTAATCGAGCTCGCGCCGCTAAACTGCTTAAGAAAATAGAGGCTGAGATTGTTTTGGATACGTTTGACTATGGAAAGTATTTTCCAAACAGTAAACGTAAAGCCCAGTTTGCAGAAATTGAAGAAAGAAAATGGTCTGCGAAAAAATACTTCGATGCTCCAAGCTCTCCACGCTTTGAAGAGTTTGCTAAAACATGGATGGCGGAAAAGAAAGTCGAATGGAGCAAAAGCCACTACCTTGAAGTTGAAGGGATATTAAAGAAATATCTATATCCGACCTTCGGCAACAAGAAGATCAGCGCCATCAAGAAGAGCCAGATACTACAGTTTCGCTCCATCCTCGCCAAAGTACCGGGACGAAAAAATGGCAGCTTAAGTGCTTCACGGATCAACCATATAATGACACCGTTACGAGTTCTCTTAAATGAAGCCGCCGATCGATATGATTTTGCGTCGCTATGGAAAAACATTAAAGCGTTGAAAGTGGGGCGGACTGAAGTAGATCCATTTTCACTTGCTGAGGTCGATAAATTTCTGAAGCATGTGCCAGCCGATTATTTTGCTTACTATGTAACTCGCTTTTTTACAGGAATGCGAACTGGTGAAATTGATGGGTTAATGTGGGATGAGGTCGACCTAGAAAACAAAACGATTACCGTTAAGCAGGCATATACGCGTGGTGAGATCTCTAGCTTAAAAACCGAAGGCTCGTATCGAGTAATTAATTTGATAGACAAGGTCGTAGACGCGCTGAGAAGCACCACAAGAATGTAA
- a CDS encoding YlcI/YnfO family protein, translating to MKKYVITLNSNTNRKTAKKNIRFEHDLLIEIQEVKSNKVTFSAWVKQACRFYINHIVDVENAVCTDTRESEANVRTLNHETSSQEQEKRNEIKELVNVLYDSGMYYQQIADILNQRGLHASSGSKWSRVAVKRLIEVK from the coding sequence ATGAAAAAGTACGTCATCACATTGAACAGCAACACCAACCGAAAAACAGCTAAGAAAAATATTAGGTTTGAACATGATTTACTCATCGAAATACAAGAGGTTAAATCTAATAAGGTGACATTCTCAGCATGGGTAAAACAAGCATGTCGTTTCTACATAAACCATATCGTCGATGTCGAAAATGCTGTGTGTACAGATACAAGAGAGAGTGAAGCAAATGTGCGTACACTCAATCATGAAACTAGTTCTCAAGAACAGGAAAAGCGTAACGAGATAAAAGAGTTAGTCAATGTGTTGTACGACAGCGGTATGTACTACCAACAAATTGCAGACATATTAAATCAACGAGGCCTACACGCTAGTTCAGGCTCAAAATGGAGTAGGGTGGCTGTTAAGAGACTAATCGAAGTTAAGTGA
- a CDS encoding helix-turn-helix domain-containing protein, whose protein sequence is MIKCHLSTLLGKNKLKISDVVRDTGINRSTVNRLFHETNNRIDFDTLEKLCLYLNCTVGELLELQKEDQD, encoded by the coding sequence ATGATTAAGTGCCATTTGTCTACTCTACTCGGCAAGAACAAGTTAAAAATATCAGATGTTGTAAGGGATACGGGAATAAACAGAAGTACCGTAAATCGACTGTTCCATGAAACTAATAACCGAATAGACTTTGATACACTAGAAAAGCTTTGCTTGTACTTAAATTGTACCGTTGGAGAGCTGCTCGAGCTTCAGAAAGAAGATCAAGATTAA